A section of the Thermodesulfobacteriota bacterium genome encodes:
- a CDS encoding glycosyltransferase family 2 protein, translating into MDMSIIIISWNAQEMLLKCLGSVYGTVVGDNFEVWVVDNGSTDGSPEAVKKNFPDVKLIENDVNLGFAGAVNLALKRAAGRHIVLLNSDTVLTSGSLETLTRFMDENPDVGVCGPQLLNVDGTKQNSIANIPTLATELLNKSLLRRLFPESYPGKEHNIEEPVEVESVIGACMAVRKETIDGVGPLDERFFFFLEETDWCKRMREGGWRVFFHPGAEVYHAGGGSAERVNTRARVEYWRSRYEFFEKHGSAPERMALRGGLLVKLFLGTFLSLLHNVVTLFTSVTARRRLKLYSTLIGWHLAGCPAAWGLGTASQEDR; encoded by the coding sequence ATGGACATGTCGATAATAATCATAAGCTGGAACGCGCAAGAGATGCTCCTTAAGTGCCTCGGGTCGGTTTACGGGACCGTCGTGGGGGATAACTTCGAGGTGTGGGTGGTCGATAACGGCAGCACCGACGGAAGCCCGGAGGCGGTAAAGAAAAATTTTCCAGATGTAAAATTGATAGAGAACGATGTGAATCTCGGCTTTGCCGGGGCGGTCAACCTGGCGCTCAAGCGGGCTGCGGGCCGCCACATTGTACTCTTGAACAGCGACACCGTCCTCACCTCCGGTTCCCTCGAGACCCTCACGCGCTTTATGGACGAGAACCCTGACGTCGGCGTATGCGGACCGCAACTCCTGAACGTTGACGGCACCAAACAGAACTCCATTGCCAACATACCCACCCTCGCTACCGAGCTCTTGAATAAGAGCCTCCTTCGCCGTCTCTTCCCGGAGAGCTATCCCGGAAAGGAGCATAATATAGAGGAGCCCGTGGAGGTGGAGTCCGTCATAGGCGCCTGCATGGCCGTAAGGAAGGAGACCATAGACGGGGTCGGCCCGCTGGACGAGAGGTTTTTCTTTTTCCTCGAAGAGACCGACTGGTGCAAGAGGATGAGGGAGGGGGGCTGGCGGGTCTTCTTCCATCCCGGCGCGGAGGTATACCACGCCGGGGGCGGGAGCGCGGAGAGGGTGAACACCCGCGCCAGGGTCGAGTACTGGCGCTCACGGTACGAATTTTTTGAAAAGCACGGGAGCGCCCCGGAGAGGATGGCGCTCCGGGGCGGACTTCTCGTAAAACTTTTTCTCGGCACCTTTCTCAGTCTTCTACATAACGTCGTTACCCTCTTTACCTCGGTCACGGCGCGGCGGAGACTCAAGCTCTACTCCACCCTCATAGGGTGGCACCTTGCCGGGTGCCCGGCGGCGTGGGGGTTGGGCACGGCGTCGCAAGAGGACAGGTGA
- a CDS encoding YicC/YloC family endoribonuclease — protein MCKSMSGYGRGGFSIGEEDFSVEVKSLNHRSLDIKCRLGERFSALEFRLRDELKKRASRGSFFVSVTSEGGGAGELKPNLPLARSYMDAAAEIKKGLGIEGDVDLPLIMRLKDVFTSSGREDDLEGDWRNFKDGLGRALDQLLEMRGAEGAALKEDVEARLDAVERMVGGIEAHAPELIEAYRQTLKERMEELIGKWGGGNVDEARILQEAAFLAERSDVTEEITRLNSHLARFREYLGLEEPVGRRCDFLCQEILREANTIGSKISDSDMAHTVVEIKGELEKIREQVQNIE, from the coding sequence ATGTGTAAGAGCATGAGCGGCTACGGCAGGGGCGGCTTTTCCATAGGGGAAGAGGATTTTTCCGTGGAGGTAAAGTCCCTTAACCACCGTTCCCTTGATATAAAGTGCCGCCTGGGCGAGAGGTTCTCCGCCCTTGAGTTCAGGCTGAGGGACGAGCTGAAGAAGAGGGCGTCGAGGGGGTCGTTCTTCGTCTCCGTGACCTCGGAGGGAGGTGGCGCGGGGGAGCTTAAGCCGAACCTTCCTCTCGCTCGAAGCTATATGGACGCCGCGGCCGAGATCAAGAAAGGGCTCGGCATCGAAGGGGACGTGGACCTGCCGCTTATAATGAGGCTTAAGGACGTCTTTACCTCTTCCGGAAGGGAAGACGACCTCGAGGGCGACTGGAGAAACTTTAAGGACGGACTCGGCCGTGCGCTGGACCAACTCCTGGAGATGAGGGGGGCCGAGGGCGCAGCACTCAAGGAGGACGTGGAGGCGAGGCTTGACGCCGTCGAACGGATGGTGGGCGGGATAGAGGCGCACGCCCCGGAGCTTATCGAGGCCTACAGGCAGACCCTTAAAGAGAGGATGGAAGAGCTTATCGGCAAGTGGGGGGGCGGGAACGTCGACGAGGCGAGAATCCTTCAGGAGGCCGCGTTCCTTGCCGAGAGGTCGGACGTCACCGAGGAGATTACGAGACTTAATAGCCACCTGGCGCGTTTCAGGGAGTATCTCGGCCTCGAGGAGCCCGTCGGCAGGAGGTGCGACTTCCTCTGCCAGGAGATCTTGAGGGAGGCCAACACCATCGGCTCGAAGATAAGCGATTCGGATATGGCGCATACCGTGGTGGAGATAAAAGGGGAGCTTGAGAAGATAAGGGAGCAGGTACAGAATATAGAGTGA
- the rfaE1 gene encoding D-glycero-beta-D-manno-heptose-7-phosphate kinase: MRKLLNIKRAGALVRRFKKARVLVIGDLIVDHFIWGKVGRISPEAPVPVVEVTDESILLGGSANVAGNINSLGGVCAVVGVVGGDGNGRRLVKKLKAGGMATGGVVVDPRRPTTIKTRVIAHSQQVVRFDRESKKTLGPAVTKKVLSHIKKAVRSTDVVLISDYSKGLVTKDLVGEVVGLSRRLKKPVVVDPKVEHFDYYSGVTAITPNNREASLASAIEIADGRSLKRAGKALMDRVDCEALLITRGEHGMSLFENGSETHIPTVAREVFDVSGAGDTVIGVFALALASGASFKEAAVLANFAAGVVVGKVGTATVGPSELLEAVTEGLKKTCG, encoded by the coding sequence ATGAGAAAACTTCTTAACATAAAGAGGGCCGGGGCCCTGGTCCGCAGGTTCAAAAAGGCGCGCGTGCTCGTCATTGGCGACCTTATAGTGGACCACTTCATCTGGGGCAAGGTGGGCCGCATATCCCCGGAGGCCCCCGTACCAGTGGTGGAGGTCACCGACGAGAGCATCCTCCTCGGTGGGAGCGCCAACGTCGCCGGCAATATCAACAGCCTGGGCGGCGTGTGTGCCGTCGTGGGCGTGGTGGGCGGCGACGGGAACGGCAGGAGACTCGTAAAGAAGCTGAAGGCCGGCGGCATGGCCACCGGCGGCGTGGTGGTGGACCCGAGGAGGCCCACGACCATAAAGACGCGCGTCATAGCACACAGCCAGCAGGTCGTCCGTTTCGACCGGGAGAGCAAGAAGACGCTCGGACCCGCCGTAACGAAAAAGGTCCTCTCGCACATAAAGAAGGCCGTAAGGTCCACGGACGTCGTCCTTATATCCGACTACTCGAAGGGGCTCGTAACGAAGGATCTCGTAGGTGAGGTCGTCGGGCTTTCGAGGCGTCTCAAGAAACCGGTCGTGGTGGACCCCAAGGTCGAGCACTTCGACTACTACTCCGGCGTAACGGCGATTACCCCGAACAACAGGGAGGCCTCCCTTGCCTCGGCTATCGAGATAGCCGACGGCCGGAGCCTTAAGAGGGCGGGGAAGGCGCTTATGGACAGGGTCGACTGCGAGGCGCTCCTTATTACAAGGGGGGAGCACGGGATGAGCCTTTTCGAGAACGGCTCGGAGACCCATATCCCGACCGTGGCCCGGGAGGTCTTCGACGTAAGCGGCGCGGGGGATACGGTGATAGGCGTCTTTGCGCTCGCGCTCGCCTCGGGTGCGAGCTTCAAGGAGGCCGCCGTGCTCGCAAACTTCGCCGCCGGAGTAGTGGTGGGCAAGGTGGGTACGGCAACGGTCGGCCCCAGTGAGCTCCTGGAGGCGGTTACCGAAGGGCTCAAAAAAACGTGCGGGTAA
- a CDS encoding sulfotransferase produces MKRKEVFPDFLMPGAQKCGTTSLHAWLGRHPEILMSDPKSPDFLEDDEEYEKGLDFYWEKYFNKWQGEKLLGESNIRNLYHYYVPERIFSINPEARFLIPVRNPVDRALSHWWMYYRRGWEQLSFEDGITADYERIRNGVDFRDPERRANYEREFHPRASGVCKVFRTYLDCGYYAQQMEYYLKFFPAERLKVLMFEDICERPEAVMREVCEFLGADPEECGGLDHSPENPARPMRWRRALSTNGRLLLKNIFSKDDRASVVKGLSGIRKSPAMGLETRRWLVEHFKPHNKRLEEIIGKKLDHWV; encoded by the coding sequence TTGAAAAGGAAGGAAGTGTTCCCCGATTTCCTCATGCCCGGCGCGCAGAAGTGCGGGACGACGTCGCTGCATGCGTGGCTGGGCCGGCATCCGGAAATACTCATGTCCGACCCGAAGTCGCCGGACTTTTTGGAGGATGACGAGGAGTACGAAAAGGGGCTCGATTTTTACTGGGAGAAGTACTTCAATAAATGGCAGGGAGAAAAGCTTCTCGGCGAGAGCAATATCCGCAACCTCTACCACTACTACGTTCCGGAGCGCATATTTTCCATAAACCCGGAGGCGCGGTTTTTGATACCCGTAAGGAACCCCGTAGACAGGGCCCTGTCGCACTGGTGGATGTACTATCGCCGGGGCTGGGAACAGTTGAGCTTCGAGGACGGAATAACGGCCGACTATGAGCGTATCCGGAACGGAGTCGATTTTAGAGACCCCGAAAGGAGGGCAAACTATGAAAGGGAGTTCCATCCAAGGGCGTCCGGCGTGTGTAAGGTTTTCAGGACATACCTCGACTGCGGTTATTACGCCCAACAGATGGAATACTACCTTAAGTTTTTTCCCGCCGAGAGGTTAAAGGTGCTGATGTTCGAGGATATATGCGAGAGGCCCGAGGCCGTCATGAGGGAGGTTTGCGAATTCCTGGGTGCCGACCCGGAAGAGTGCGGCGGGCTGGACCATTCCCCGGAGAACCCGGCGAGGCCCATGAGGTGGCGGCGCGCCCTTTCAACGAACGGCCGGTTGCTGCTGAAAAATATCTTCTCGAAAGACGACAGGGCTTCCGTTGTTAAGGGGCTCTCCGGTATACGGAAGAGTCCGGCGATGGGGCTCGAGACGCGCCGGTGGCTCGTCGAGCACTTCAAGCCCCACAATAAACGGCTTGAAGAGATTATAGGGAAGAAGCTCGACCACTGGGTGTGA
- a CDS encoding FkbM family methyltransferase, giving the protein MGGFFKSTIELLPDPLRERMVKGLVGIARRDGTGITPRKKYIRKLLRYLPPRDMRVVLENVYGFRMELSPYSTIEKDVMVDSVFELRNSELIRSALFEKPEGAVFLDLGANVGYFSLLAAGVLAPRKGRVVAIEPVPPSLERLRRNVSLNEDLKGIITVKGVAVSDSRKTLTLSMPVSTRGFATFSAAHRGGESISFDVPADTLDGCIDGETAGKVAFIKMDIEGAETLAIKGMECVLENGPDVLLSLHPLELAELGGTVSAILGYFSNKGYTLYAIEGGGLKPFKESSVITYTDVFMRRDGGC; this is encoded by the coding sequence ATGGGTGGTTTTTTCAAAAGCACGATAGAACTCCTGCCCGACCCGCTGCGCGAGCGGATGGTAAAGGGGCTTGTGGGGATAGCGAGGAGGGACGGTACCGGTATTACCCCGCGAAAAAAGTATATACGGAAGCTCTTGCGCTACCTGCCTCCGCGGGATATGCGTGTTGTGCTGGAGAATGTGTACGGGTTCCGGATGGAGCTAAGTCCGTATAGTACTATCGAGAAGGACGTGATGGTGGATAGTGTTTTCGAACTCAGGAATTCGGAACTTATACGCTCGGCGCTTTTCGAAAAGCCCGAGGGTGCGGTCTTTCTCGACCTCGGGGCTAACGTGGGTTACTTCTCTCTTCTTGCGGCCGGGGTGCTGGCTCCAAGGAAGGGAAGGGTCGTGGCGATAGAGCCCGTGCCCCCGAGCCTTGAGAGGCTTCGCAGGAACGTATCGCTTAACGAAGACCTGAAGGGTATCATAACCGTTAAGGGTGTGGCCGTCTCCGACAGCAGGAAGACTTTGACGCTGTCGATGCCGGTCTCTACCCGGGGCTTTGCCACCTTCTCGGCGGCACACAGGGGCGGCGAGTCTATAAGTTTCGACGTGCCGGCGGATACCCTTGACGGGTGCATAGACGGGGAGACCGCCGGGAAGGTGGCCTTTATAAAGATGGACATAGAAGGCGCCGAGACGCTGGCGATTAAAGGGATGGAGTGTGTTCTTGAAAATGGCCCCGATGTCCTGCTTTCGCTCCATCCCCTGGAATTGGCTGAACTTGGGGGCACGGTATCGGCTATTCTCGGATATTTTTCTAATAAGGGCTACACCCTATACGCGATAGAGGGAGGGGGTTTAAAACCTTTTAAGGAAAGCTCCGTGATAACGTATACGGATGTTTTCATGCGCCGGGACGGCGGGTGTTGA
- a CDS encoding sulfotransferase, whose protein sequence is MKRKEVFPDFFILGAIKCGTTSLYAWLRQHPEIFMSDPKEPRFFEKEYKKGLDFYWEEYFGGWNGERLTGDARVGNLYFPYVPERIHSVNPDARFILSLRNPIDRALSHWWMHYRRRRDALLFEDAVKKDYGRISKGLTMSTPEEIEAYEKKVTERLEDPYRLYIDAGYYAEQIERYLRFFPRERFKIILFEDLCADSEAVTTEACEFLGVDPGECEDFDYSMENTGKPLKRKRVFREFVKRFSMNAVKDVMSSGLEAFRGKPRIEPETRKWLAEHYRPHNKRLEGIIGKKLDHWG, encoded by the coding sequence TTGAAGAGAAAAGAGGTCTTCCCGGATTTTTTCATTCTCGGGGCTATAAAGTGCGGGACCACGTCGCTCTACGCGTGGCTGCGTCAGCATCCGGAAATCTTCATGTCCGACCCCAAGGAGCCGAGGTTTTTCGAGAAGGAGTATAAGAAGGGGCTCGACTTCTACTGGGAGGAGTACTTCGGCGGGTGGAACGGGGAAAGGCTCACGGGCGACGCCAGGGTGGGGAACCTCTACTTCCCTTACGTCCCGGAGCGGATACATTCGGTTAACCCGGACGCGCGCTTTATACTTTCGCTCCGGAACCCCATAGATAGGGCCCTCTCCCACTGGTGGATGCACTACCGGCGCAGGAGAGACGCGCTTCTTTTCGAGGACGCAGTAAAAAAGGACTACGGGCGCATAAGTAAGGGCCTTACGATGAGTACGCCCGAGGAGATAGAGGCCTATGAAAAAAAGGTTACGGAGAGGCTGGAGGACCCCTACAGGCTGTACATAGACGCCGGATACTACGCCGAGCAGATAGAGCGCTACCTGAGATTTTTCCCGCGGGAGAGGTTCAAGATAATACTTTTCGAGGACCTCTGTGCAGACTCGGAGGCCGTCACCACGGAGGCCTGCGAGTTCCTCGGGGTGGACCCAGGCGAGTGCGAGGACTTCGACTACTCCATGGAGAACACGGGAAAACCCCTTAAGCGGAAACGCGTGTTCCGGGAGTTCGTAAAGAGGTTTTCCATGAATGCGGTAAAGGACGTCATGAGTTCCGGCCTTGAAGCCTTTCGTGGTAAGCCGCGGATAGAGCCGGAGACGCGGAAATGGCTCGCCGAGCACTACCGGCCCCATAATAAACGGCTTGAAGGGATTATAGGGAAAAAGCTCGACCACTGGGGGTGA
- a CDS encoding glycosyltransferase family 39 protein — protein sequence MKGAGIIARRWSDAAVDISKNLSTFQWLLLLTAVGFSIRLYLLLAAVAISTDTFDYVQMAMGFKEGDWLEGLNWKRRPLYPVLLNLVYPVFHDYELAGRAISLFFGTLVIPLCFYLANLVYEERTGLYAAFMVTVHPYMMRYAAEPLTEGLYYSWWCCAASRPSLPGGRGG from the coding sequence GTGAAGGGGGCGGGCATTATAGCGCGGCGATGGTCTGACGCGGCGGTGGATATTTCAAAGAACCTCTCCACCTTCCAGTGGCTCCTGCTCCTTACGGCCGTGGGGTTCTCTATCAGGTTATACCTCCTCCTTGCCGCGGTCGCCATCTCCACGGACACCTTCGATTACGTCCAGATGGCCATGGGGTTCAAAGAGGGCGATTGGCTGGAAGGGCTGAACTGGAAGAGGCGTCCGCTCTACCCCGTTCTCTTAAACCTCGTCTATCCGGTGTTCCACGACTACGAACTTGCCGGGCGGGCGATCTCGCTCTTCTTCGGCACCCTCGTAATACCGCTCTGCTTTTATCTGGCAAACCTTGTCTATGAAGAGAGGACGGGGCTTTACGCCGCCTTTATGGTTACGGTCCACCCGTATATGATGCGTTACGCGGCGGAGCCGTTGACCGAGGGGCTCTACTACTCATGGTGGTGCTGTGCGGCTTCAAGGCCGTCTTTACCGGGAGGGCGGGGTGGATAG